The segment CCGGCACCAAGAAGGGTTGCGATCACGGCCAATGCGGCGCCTGTACCGTGGTCGTCGAGGGGCGGCGGATCAATTCGTGCCTCACCTTGGCGGTGATGCATGAGGGCGAGAGCATCACGACCGTCGAAGGGCTCGGAACGCCTGAGGCCCTGCATCCGATGCAGGCCGCCTTCGTCCGCCATGACGGCTATCAGTGCGGCTATTGCACTCCAGGACAAATCTGCTCCGCCGTCGCCGTCCTGGATGAGATCAAGGCCGGAATTCCCAGCCATGTCAGCGCCGACCTCATGGCTGCGCCGGAGGCGACCGATGCCGAAATCCGCGAGCGGATGAGCGGCAATATCTGCCGTTGCGGCGCCTATTCCAACATTCTCGATGCGATCAACGACGTCGCGGGGAGGCAAGCATGAAATCCTTTACCTATGAGCGGGCCAGTACCCCGAAGGAGGCCGCCGCAGCCGCCGCCCGCGGCGAGACGGCGAAGTTCATCGCCGGCGGCACCAACCTTCTCGACCTGATGAAGCTCGAAATCGAGGTGCCGACCCATCTGATCGACGTGAACCGGCTCGGGCTGGATCGGATCGAGAGCACGCCTGAGGGCGGCCTGCGCATCGGCGCGCTGGTGCGCAACACCGACCTTGCGGCCGACGAGCGCGTGCGCCGTGATTATGGGGTCCTGTCGCGGGCGCTGCTTGCGGGAGCCTCGGGTCAGTTGCGCAACAAGGCAACGACCGCGGGCAATCTCCTGCAGCGGACGCGCTGTCCGTATTTCTATGACAGGAACCAAGCTTGCAACAAGCGTCGGCCGGGCAGCGGGTGCAGCGCCATCGGCGGGTTCACGCGGCAATTGGCCGTGATCGGCGGCAGCGAGGCCTGCATCGCGACCAATCCCAGCGACATGGCCGTGGCAATGCGGGTTCTGGATGCCAGCATCGAGACGGTTCAGCCCGACGGGCAGACACGTGACATCCCGATCGAGACGTTTCACCGACTTCCCGGAGACACGCCGCATGTGGAGACGGTCCTCGCAGACGGCGAGTTGATCATGGCCGTGACCTTGCCCAAGCCTCTGGGTGGGGTGCATGTCTATCGCAAGGTCCGTGACCGCGCGTCCTACGCTTTTGCGCTCGTCTCGATCGCGGCCATCGTGCAGCCCGACGGGACGGGGCGGGTGGCCGTCGGAGGCGTGGCCCACAAGCCCTGGCGGATGGAAGCGGCCGAGGCGGAGATGCCGCGCGGCGCCAAGGCGGTCACCGAGCAGCTGCTTGCCGATGCCCATCCGACCGACGACAACGCCTTCAAGCTGCCGCTCGTTCAACGCACCCTCGGTGCCGTGTTGGCGCAAGCAAGGAGCTGAGGCGATGAAGTTCGAGACGGAAGCCACCACCAATCCCATCGATCAGCTGAAGGTCATCGGCCGTCCCGTGGACCGCATCGAAGGCCCGCTTAAGACGACGGGAACTGCTGCCTATGCGTATGAACATCACGATGTGGCAGACAACCAAGCCTATGGGTATGTGGTGGGCGCGGCCATCGCCAAGGGCCGGATCGGCGCCATCCACAAGCAGGATGCGGAGCGCGCAGCCGGGGTGCTGGCGGTGGTCACGGCGGACACTGCCGGCAAGCTCGGCAAGGGATCCTTCAATACGGCCAAACTGCTCGGCGGACCCGACATCGAGCATTACCACCAGGCGATCGCGCTGATCGTTGCCGAGAGCTTCGAGCAGGCTCGGGCGGCCGCGCAACTGCTGCGGGTGGATTATGTCCCGGCGGAAGGCAGGTTCGATCTCGCCGCAGCCAAGGATAGCGCCCAGATCCCGAAGATGGACGACAAGCCCGACACGGCGGTCGGCGACTTTCTTGGGGCCTTCGGATCGGCGGACGTCCAGCTCGATGCCTTCTACACGACGCCGGACCAGTCGCATGCAATGATGGAGCCGCATGCCTCGATCGCCTCCTGGGAGGGCGACGAACTCACGGTGTGGACCTCCAATCAGATGATCGCCTGGAGCGTGGGCGACCTGGCGAAGACGCTCGGGATCGGCAAGGAGAAGGTCCGGCTCGTCTCGCCGTTCATCGGCGGAGGGTTCGGCGGCAAGCTCTTCGTGCGGGCCGACGTCGTGCTCGCCGCGTTGGGTGCGCGTGCCGCGCGGCGGCCGGTCAAGGTTGCGCTGCAGCGGCCCCTGATCATGAACAACACCACGCACCGGCCGGCGACGATCCAACGGATCCGCATCGGAGCCGGGAAGGACGGCAAGATCACCGCCATCGGCCATGAAAGTTGGTCAGGCGATCTCCCCGGGGGCGGGCCGGAGGTCGCCGTGATGCAAACGCGGCTGCTCTATGCGGGCGCCAACCGCATGACGGCCTTGCGGCTGGCGGTCCTCGACCTGCCGGAAGGCAACGCCATGCGCGCGCCGGGCGAGGCGCCCGGGCTGATGGCGCTCGAAATCGCCATGGACGAGATGGCGGAGAAGCTGGATCTCGACCCGGTCGAGTTCCGCATCCGCAACGACACGCAGGTCGATCCGGAAAATCCGGAGCGGCCCTTCTCCCAGCGGAACCTCATCGAATGCCTGCGCAGGGGGGCGGATCGATTCGGTTGGGCGTCGCGGGTGGCGACGCCGGGGCAGGTTCGCGACGGACAGTGGCTGATCGGCAAGGGTGTCGCTGCGGCCTTCCGCAACAATCTGCTGACGAAGTCCGCCGCGCGGGTGAGGCTCGGCCGGGATGGGCTCGTGACGGTGGAAACCGACATGACCGACATCGGCACGGGCAGCTATACCATCATCGCGCAAACTGCTGCCGAGATGATGGGGGTCGGTCTCGACAAAGTGCTCGTGCGGCTTGGAGATTCCCGCTTTCCCGTCTCCGCCGGCTCAGGGGGGCAATGGGGCGCGAACAACTCAACGGCCGGGGTCTATGCGGCCTGTGTGAAGCTCCGGGAGGCCGTCGCGCAGAAGCTGGGGTTCAATTCGGAGGACGTCGCCTTCGCCGATGGCAAGGTCCGCTCGGGCAATCGGAGTGCCGACCTCGCGGAGGCGGGCGCCGATGGCGATCTCGTCGCCGAGGACTGGATCGAATATGGCGACCTCGACAAGAGGTATCAGCAGTCGACCTTCGGTGCGCATTTCGTCGAGGTGGGCGTCGATGCCGATACCGGCGAGGTCCGGGTCCGACGGATGCTGGCGGTGTGCGCGGCGGGCCGCATCCTGAACCCGAAATCCGCCCGCAGCCAGGTGATCGGCGCCATGACCATGGGCGTCGGAGCGGCGCTGATGGAGGAACTCGC is part of the Rhodoligotrophos appendicifer genome and harbors:
- the paoA gene encoding aldehyde dehydrogenase iron-sulfur subunit PaoA — encoded protein: MATTAPALAESPTQTIGAASMTDSSAVATLSFTVNGEVRDVTLDTRTTLLDALREHLQLTGTKKGCDHGQCGACTVVVEGRRINSCLTLAVMHEGESITTVEGLGTPEALHPMQAAFVRHDGYQCGYCTPGQICSAVAVLDEIKAGIPSHVSADLMAAPEATDAEIRERMSGNICRCGAYSNILDAINDVAGRQA
- a CDS encoding FAD binding domain-containing protein is translated as MKSFTYERASTPKEAAAAAARGETAKFIAGGTNLLDLMKLEIEVPTHLIDVNRLGLDRIESTPEGGLRIGALVRNTDLAADERVRRDYGVLSRALLAGASGQLRNKATTAGNLLQRTRCPYFYDRNQACNKRRPGSGCSAIGGFTRQLAVIGGSEACIATNPSDMAVAMRVLDASIETVQPDGQTRDIPIETFHRLPGDTPHVETVLADGELIMAVTLPKPLGGVHVYRKVRDRASYAFALVSIAAIVQPDGTGRVAVGGVAHKPWRMEAAEAEMPRGAKAVTEQLLADAHPTDDNAFKLPLVQRTLGAVLAQARS
- the paoC gene encoding aldehyde oxidoreductase molybdenum-binding subunit PaoC, which encodes MKFETEATTNPIDQLKVIGRPVDRIEGPLKTTGTAAYAYEHHDVADNQAYGYVVGAAIAKGRIGAIHKQDAERAAGVLAVVTADTAGKLGKGSFNTAKLLGGPDIEHYHQAIALIVAESFEQARAAAQLLRVDYVPAEGRFDLAAAKDSAQIPKMDDKPDTAVGDFLGAFGSADVQLDAFYTTPDQSHAMMEPHASIASWEGDELTVWTSNQMIAWSVGDLAKTLGIGKEKVRLVSPFIGGGFGGKLFVRADVVLAALGARAARRPVKVALQRPLIMNNTTHRPATIQRIRIGAGKDGKITAIGHESWSGDLPGGGPEVAVMQTRLLYAGANRMTALRLAVLDLPEGNAMRAPGEAPGLMALEIAMDEMAEKLDLDPVEFRIRNDTQVDPENPERPFSQRNLIECLRRGADRFGWASRVATPGQVRDGQWLIGKGVAAAFRNNLLTKSAARVRLGRDGLVTVETDMTDIGTGSYTIIAQTAAEMMGVGLDKVLVRLGDSRFPVSAGSGGQWGANNSTAGVYAACVKLREAVAQKLGFNSEDVAFADGKVRSGNRSADLAEAGADGDLVAEDWIEYGDLDKRYQQSTFGAHFVEVGVDADTGEVRVRRMLAVCAAGRILNPKSARSQVIGAMTMGVGAALMEELAVDKRLGFFVNHDLAGYEVPVHADIPHQEVVFLDETDPTSSPMKAKGVGELGICGVAAAIANAIYNATGVRVRDYPITLDKYLDRLPEA